A portion of the Oncorhynchus nerka isolate Pitt River linkage group LG27, Oner_Uvic_2.0, whole genome shotgun sequence genome contains these proteins:
- the LOC115111462 gene encoding phosphatidylinositol 4-phosphate 5-kinase-like protein 1 isoform X2, producing the protein MKEGLHAALQTSIDTPGPVSKTIDELSAEYYKSEQTQVHKDYEMQTFAGLVFSSLRYSLDINEEEYKRSLSSDSCYLQFMSNSKSKADFFLTNDKRFFLKTQNKQEVKFLLSNLMAYMDHLEKYPHSLLVRFLGLHSIQVPNETKKYFIVMQSVFYPDERIDTRYDIKGCEVGRWTDPASTGSPVKILKDNNFEGKHIILDQKSSWLVDQVEIDTAFLRSLNVLDYSILLAHQPLHKDELDGKHSFSSLIVRTEKSMAQDSPTEEDHPTIPFLGGDSFRLASDTIDSGPDHVQDTGEHSGHSIHCQEINLPSVNRTDAGLHEFHAHHRRLLPNFKNSVHVIDGPELRYFVGIVDIFTVYGLKKRLENLWKSVRFPGRAFSTVSPATYSQRLCRWVKDHTK; encoded by the exons ATGAAAGAGGGGCTGCATGCTGCCTTACAGACCAGCATCGacacaccaggacctgtcagtaAAACTATA GATGAACTTTCTGCTGAATATTACAAATCGGAGCAGACTCAAGTCCACAAG GACTATGAGATGCAGACATTTGCAGGACTGGTGTTTTCCAGTTTGCGGTACTCCCTGGACATAAATGAGGAGGAGTACAAGAGATCCCTCTCTTCAGACAGCTGCTATCTACAGTTCATGAGCAACTCCAAGAGCAAGGCTGACTTCTTCCTCAC GAATGACAAGAGGTTTTTCCTAAAGACACAGAATAAGCAGGAGGTGAAGTTTCTTCTTTCCAACCTGATGGCATATATGGATCACTTGGAGAAATACCCCCACTCGTTGTTGGTCAGGTTCCTGG GTCTCCATAGTATCCAAGTACCAAATGAAACAAAG AAGTATTTCATTGTGATGCAGAGTGTGTTTTACCCGGACGAGAGGATTGATACAAG ATATGACATTAAGGGCTGTGAGGTGGGTAGGTGGACTGACCCTGCATCTACTGGAAGCCCAGTAAAGATTCTGAAGGATAACAACTTTGAAGGAAAGCACATCATTCTGG ATCAGAAGAGCTCCTGGCTTGTGGATCAGGTTGAAATAGACACAGCTTTCCTCCGTAGCCTCAATGTGCTTGACTACAGCATTCTGCTGGCCCATCAACCCTTGCACAAAGATGAGCTGGACGGGAAGCACTCCTTTAGTAGCCTTATTGTGCGCACTGAAAA GTCCATGGCCCAAGACAGTCCCACAGAGGAAGATCATCCCACTATTCCATTTTTGGGGGGAGACTCTTTTCGACTGGCATCAGATACAATAGACAGTGGGCCAGACCACGTCCAGGACACAGGGGAGCACTCTGGCCATTCAATCCACTGCCAGGAGATAAACCTGCCCTCTGTAAACCGTACAGATGCAGGACTCCATGAGTTCCATGCTCATCACCGTAGGCTGCTGCCTAATTTCAAGAACTCCGTGCATGTCATAGATGGGCCAGAGCTGCGCTACTTTGTGGGTATTGTAGACATTTTTACTGTGTACGGTTTGAAGAAAAGGCTGGAGAACCTGTGGAAGAGTGTGCGCTTCCCTGGCAGAGCCTTCTCCACTGTCAGCCCAGCTACCTACTCCCAGAGGTTGTGCCGGTGGGTAAAGGACCACACCAAGTAA
- the LOC115111462 gene encoding phosphatidylinositol 4-phosphate 5-kinase-like protein 1 isoform X1 encodes MEKRNVQRYSGTTRRRRWWGLRRRWRMLGLFEINQEHEFYSFTCLMKEGLHAALQTSIDTPGPDELSAEYYKSEQTQVHKDYEMQTFAGLVFSSLRYSLDINEEEYKRSLSSDSCYLQFMSNSKSKADFFLTNDKRFFLKTQNKQEVKFLLSNLMAYMDHLEKYPHSLLVRFLGLHSIQVPNETKKYFIVMQSVFYPDERIDTRYDIKGCEVGRWTDPASTGSPVKILKDNNFEGKHIILDQKSSWLVDQVEIDTAFLRSLNVLDYSILLAHQPLHKDELDGKHSFSSLIVRTEKSMAQDSPTEEDHPTIPFLGGDSFRLASDTIDSGPDHVQDTGEHSGHSIHCQEINLPSVNRTDAGLHEFHAHHRRLLPNFKNSVHVIDGPELRYFVGIVDIFTVYGLKKRLENLWKSVRFPGRAFSTVSPATYSQRLCRWVKDHTK; translated from the exons atggagAAGAGGAACGTTCAGCGTTACTCTGGGACAACAAGGCGGAGGCGGTGGTGGGGTCTGAGGAGGCGCTGGAGAATGTTAGGCCTGTTTGAAATCAACCAGGAACATGAGTTCTACAGCTTCACCTGTCTTATGAAAGAGGGGCTGCATGCTGCCTTACAGACCAGCATCGacacaccaggacct GATGAACTTTCTGCTGAATATTACAAATCGGAGCAGACTCAAGTCCACAAG GACTATGAGATGCAGACATTTGCAGGACTGGTGTTTTCCAGTTTGCGGTACTCCCTGGACATAAATGAGGAGGAGTACAAGAGATCCCTCTCTTCAGACAGCTGCTATCTACAGTTCATGAGCAACTCCAAGAGCAAGGCTGACTTCTTCCTCAC GAATGACAAGAGGTTTTTCCTAAAGACACAGAATAAGCAGGAGGTGAAGTTTCTTCTTTCCAACCTGATGGCATATATGGATCACTTGGAGAAATACCCCCACTCGTTGTTGGTCAGGTTCCTGG GTCTCCATAGTATCCAAGTACCAAATGAAACAAAG AAGTATTTCATTGTGATGCAGAGTGTGTTTTACCCGGACGAGAGGATTGATACAAG ATATGACATTAAGGGCTGTGAGGTGGGTAGGTGGACTGACCCTGCATCTACTGGAAGCCCAGTAAAGATTCTGAAGGATAACAACTTTGAAGGAAAGCACATCATTCTGG ATCAGAAGAGCTCCTGGCTTGTGGATCAGGTTGAAATAGACACAGCTTTCCTCCGTAGCCTCAATGTGCTTGACTACAGCATTCTGCTGGCCCATCAACCCTTGCACAAAGATGAGCTGGACGGGAAGCACTCCTTTAGTAGCCTTATTGTGCGCACTGAAAA GTCCATGGCCCAAGACAGTCCCACAGAGGAAGATCATCCCACTATTCCATTTTTGGGGGGAGACTCTTTTCGACTGGCATCAGATACAATAGACAGTGGGCCAGACCACGTCCAGGACACAGGGGAGCACTCTGGCCATTCAATCCACTGCCAGGAGATAAACCTGCCCTCTGTAAACCGTACAGATGCAGGACTCCATGAGTTCCATGCTCATCACCGTAGGCTGCTGCCTAATTTCAAGAACTCCGTGCATGTCATAGATGGGCCAGAGCTGCGCTACTTTGTGGGTATTGTAGACATTTTTACTGTGTACGGTTTGAAGAAAAGGCTGGAGAACCTGTGGAAGAGTGTGCGCTTCCCTGGCAGAGCCTTCTCCACTGTCAGCCCAGCTACCTACTCCCAGAGGTTGTGCCGGTGGGTAAAGGACCACACCAAGTAA